Proteins from a genomic interval of Tenacibaculum sp. SZ-18:
- a CDS encoding ABC transporter permease/M1 family aminopeptidase: MWYEIFKFELKYRVKRPETYVFLVFLLLFSMVGVDFIFQGVDLGIMKKNAPLVIGKTMGAITGIFMILVSMIMGVPVLRDFQYNTESILFVNPISKRDYLLGRFSGSFVILLFIFSGVLFGIMIGSQMPWHKASEMLAFDPWTYIQTFIVVVLPTLFFGACTFFVTGMLSKNLMVVYTQGIILFVIFLLTKAITNEYLQGIFDPFSLTTLTQYSKDWINAERNMMSIAFNGILLHNKVFWSLIGILVAIYGYRKFSFSQLVRKTKKKEKKREVHANNSTVTTIIPSISLQFSLKSRLIQLKELTKFYTLSILKETAFWAIVICGIIIILINSISLGTVYDVDSYPATHFIMAELQEMSMYFFIIILLFYSGEIIWKERTIKQNVLSDATPIHNLITLVSKLLALNAIYVFLMLSLICTGILFQLSQGYYQLDLHVYFTGFFIEILPYLFLYTVITFFFQITSKNKFIGIFLTLLFFIGNIASEYFGFNHSLYKYGGKTLGIYSEMNGYGHFLKPYLWIKTYWIVFAGLLLILSSLIMNRGTEISLWKRIKNMKSEMTKSIQILLISLTTLFILIGSYIFYNTNVLNEYWTNEEEQTFRASYEKELKQFEYKPQPKITDVTLNLELYPETRSYEVDGNYTLKNTSTETISEIHIQKRIASHLQLKNVKFDRDVVINSKYQKFHYTIYQLQKPLSTGDSLKMNFTQTFYPKGFEEDGSKGDVIYNGTFFNNNVFPTLGYNKKYELSDDEIRTSYALPQRQRKAEINDINELVNARTGSDSNGILLDMTIGTSNSQTAVTSGKLVKHWKANNRNYFHYTNENPIINFFPIVSAEYEVKKDVWKSNNTKVDLEIYHHQNHTYNLDRMLHGMKASLDYFSSNLSPYQYQQLRIMEFPRYADFAQSLPNVIPFSEAMGFVLDIDNEKDVDMVFYITAHEIAHQWFGMQIEAANVKGQNFVLETLAQYGAIMVLQQEFSEEKVHQFLKLQKERYLNESCKAIAEPTLALVENEDYVYYYKGVLVMYELQKLIGEEQVNKALQKFLKDWNTHDGIIKTNTNRYPTSEDLLEYFEEVTPNNQRLILHELLRTTNTKLLNLK, translated from the coding sequence ATGTGGTACGAAATATTCAAATTTGAATTAAAATATAGAGTTAAAAGACCTGAAACGTATGTGTTTTTAGTTTTTCTACTATTGTTTTCCATGGTAGGTGTAGATTTTATTTTTCAAGGTGTTGATTTAGGAATTATGAAAAAAAACGCTCCATTAGTCATTGGAAAAACTATGGGAGCAATTACTGGAATATTTATGATTCTTGTATCAATGATTATGGGAGTTCCTGTATTGAGGGATTTCCAATACAATACCGAATCCATTTTATTTGTAAATCCAATTTCAAAAAGAGATTATTTACTTGGTAGATTTTCAGGTTCATTTGTCATTTTACTTTTCATTTTTAGTGGGGTTTTATTTGGAATAATGATAGGATCTCAAATGCCATGGCACAAAGCTTCTGAAATGTTAGCCTTTGATCCTTGGACATACATACAAACATTTATAGTAGTCGTTTTACCTACGTTATTTTTTGGAGCTTGTACCTTTTTTGTAACAGGAATGTTAAGCAAAAACCTAATGGTTGTTTACACACAAGGAATTATATTATTTGTAATTTTCTTATTAACCAAGGCGATTACGAATGAATATTTACAAGGAATTTTCGATCCTTTTTCACTAACAACTCTAACACAATATTCTAAAGATTGGATTAACGCCGAGCGAAATATGATGTCAATAGCTTTTAATGGTATTCTATTGCATAACAAGGTTTTTTGGAGCTTAATTGGAATTTTAGTTGCTATTTATGGTTATAGAAAGTTCTCTTTTAGTCAATTAGTTAGAAAGACGAAAAAGAAGGAAAAGAAAAGGGAAGTTCACGCAAACAACTCAACTGTAACTACTATAATTCCAAGTATTTCATTACAGTTTAGCTTGAAGTCTAGATTGATTCAATTAAAAGAATTGACCAAATTTTATACGCTATCTATTCTTAAAGAAACAGCATTTTGGGCGATCGTAATTTGCGGAATTATAATTATTTTGATTAACTCAATTAGTTTAGGAACTGTTTATGATGTTGATAGTTACCCTGCCACTCATTTTATAATGGCCGAGTTACAAGAAATGTCAATGTATTTCTTCATAATTATTTTACTTTTTTATTCAGGTGAAATCATTTGGAAAGAACGAACTATCAAACAGAACGTTTTAAGTGATGCCACTCCCATTCATAATTTAATAACACTTGTTTCCAAACTTTTAGCTCTAAATGCTATTTATGTTTTTCTTATGCTAAGTTTAATTTGTACTGGGATTCTGTTTCAACTAAGTCAAGGGTATTATCAGTTAGATTTACATGTATATTTTACTGGATTCTTTATTGAAATTTTACCTTATCTGTTTTTATACACCGTTATAACCTTCTTCTTTCAAATTACAAGTAAGAATAAGTTCATTGGAATTTTCCTAACCTTACTATTTTTCATTGGTAATATCGCTTCTGAATACTTTGGTTTTAATCATAGTTTATACAAGTACGGTGGAAAAACATTAGGAATATATTCAGAAATGAATGGTTACGGACATTTCTTAAAACCCTATTTATGGATTAAAACGTATTGGATCGTTTTTGCTGGATTACTTTTAATCCTAAGTTCTTTAATCATGAACAGAGGAACTGAAATTAGTTTATGGAAACGTATTAAAAATATGAAATCAGAAATGACAAAATCTATACAAATCCTTCTGATTTCATTGACAACGCTGTTTATTCTAATTGGATCATACATTTTTTACAACACCAACGTTTTAAATGAATATTGGACTAATGAAGAAGAACAAACCTTTCGTGCCTCATATGAAAAAGAACTGAAACAATTTGAATATAAACCCCAACCGAAAATAACGGATGTAACGTTGAATCTAGAGTTATATCCTGAAACAAGAAGTTATGAAGTAGATGGAAATTACACACTGAAAAATACTTCTACTGAAACAATCAGCGAAATTCATATTCAAAAAAGAATTGCTTCTCATTTACAATTAAAAAATGTGAAATTCGATAGAGATGTAGTTATTAATTCAAAATATCAAAAGTTCCATTATACTATTTACCAATTACAGAAACCTTTGAGTACAGGTGATTCTTTAAAAATGAATTTTACGCAAACGTTTTATCCCAAAGGCTTTGAAGAGGACGGATCAAAAGGAGATGTAATTTATAACGGAACATTTTTTAATAACAATGTATTTCCAACTTTAGGTTATAACAAGAAATATGAACTTTCTGATGACGAAATACGAACAAGTTATGCATTACCCCAAAGACAAAGAAAAGCTGAGATAAACGATATTAATGAACTTGTAAATGCACGTACGGGAAGTGATTCAAATGGAATTTTACTTGACATGACTATAGGAACTTCAAATTCACAAACTGCTGTTACTTCAGGTAAGTTAGTTAAACATTGGAAAGCCAATAACCGTAATTATTTTCACTATACCAATGAGAATCCAATTATCAATTTTTTCCCAATTGTTTCTGCCGAATATGAAGTTAAAAAAGATGTTTGGAAATCGAATAATACTAAGGTAGATTTAGAAATTTATCATCATCAAAATCACACTTATAATTTGGATCGAATGCTTCATGGAATGAAAGCTTCTTTAGATTATTTCAGCTCGAATTTAAGTCCTTATCAATATCAACAATTAAGAATTATGGAATTCCCTAGATATGCTGATTTCGCACAATCTTTACCAAACGTAATTCCATTTTCGGAAGCTATGGGATTTGTATTAGATATTGATAATGAAAAGGATGTGGATATGGTATTTTATATCACAGCACATGAAATTGCACATCAGTGGTTCGGAATGCAAATAGAAGCTGCAAATGTAAAAGGACAAAATTTTGTTTTAGAAACATTAGCTCAATATGGAGCCATTATGGTTTTACAGCAAGAATTTTCTGAAGAGAAAGTACATCAGTTTCTAAAGTTGCAAAAAGAACGATACCTAAATGAAAGTTGCAAAGCTATTGCAGAACCAACGCTAGCTCTTGTTGAAAACGAAGATTATGTGTATTACTACAAAGGTGTATTAGTAATGTACGAATTACAAAAACTAATAGGAGAGGAGCAAGTTAATAAAGCCCTCCAAAAGTTTTTAAAAGATTGGAATACACACGATGGAATTATAAAAACAAATACAAATCGTTATCCAACTTCTGAAGATTTATTAGAGTATTTTGAAGAAGTTACTCCAAATAATCAAAGATTAATCTTACATGAGTTACTCAGAACAACCAATACCAAACTACTAAACCTTAAATAA
- a CDS encoding ABC transporter ATP-binding protein, with product MELVIKNVSKTYDNGVKALQNVSLEIPKGMFGLLGPNGAGKSTLMRTIATLQDADQGELSFNNINIQNDKHSLRKILGYLPQQFGVYPKMSAEILLNHLAVLKGITIKKERKAIVDALLHKTNLYEVRKQNLEGFSGGMKQRFGIAQALLNNPKLLIVDEPTAGLDPKERNRFYNLLSEIAENIVVIFSTHIVDDIKELCSNMAIMNRGEVVLTGKPLELIQQLEGKVYQKSIKRKELEHYKQEYHVINDKLFLGKPIIRVFSEVHPGNGFIPVKATLEDLYFSKINN from the coding sequence ATGGAACTCGTTATAAAAAACGTAAGTAAAACCTATGATAATGGTGTAAAAGCATTGCAGAATGTATCTCTAGAAATCCCTAAAGGGATGTTCGGATTATTAGGTCCGAATGGAGCTGGAAAATCTACTTTAATGCGAACGATAGCCACATTACAAGATGCAGATCAAGGAGAATTATCATTTAACAACATTAACATTCAAAACGATAAACACTCACTTCGAAAAATACTTGGGTATTTACCTCAGCAATTTGGAGTTTATCCTAAAATGTCAGCAGAAATTTTATTGAATCACCTCGCTGTTTTGAAAGGAATTACCATCAAGAAAGAACGCAAAGCAATTGTTGACGCATTACTTCATAAAACCAACTTGTATGAGGTACGAAAACAAAATTTAGAGGGATTTTCTGGTGGAATGAAACAAAGATTTGGAATCGCACAAGCTTTACTGAACAATCCGAAATTATTAATTGTAGATGAACCCACAGCAGGTTTAGATCCAAAAGAGCGAAACCGATTCTATAATTTGTTAAGTGAAATTGCAGAAAACATTGTCGTCATTTTTTCAACTCATATTGTGGATGATATAAAAGAATTGTGTTCGAATATGGCTATTATGAATAGAGGAGAAGTAGTTCTTACAGGAAAGCCATTAGAACTGATTCAGCAATTAGAAGGAAAAGTATACCAAAAGAGTATTAAAAGAAAAGAATTGGAACACTACAAACAGGAATATCATGTGATAAATGATAAACTATTTCTAGGAAAACCAATAATTCGTGTGTTCAGTGAAGTACATCCAGGAAACGGTTTTATTCCTGTAAAGGCAACTCTAGAAGACTTATACTTTTCAAAAATCAACAATTAA
- a CDS encoding sensor histidine kinase: MRNIRFLLLVIGVIIVLFNDVFGKIEGFIEFLFLYFISVCIAVAHWLFVNIKFIINLKNEKAKTELMHLQSQVNPHFFFNMLNNLYGLVDKDSEKAKALILKLSDMMRYSIYEGQKEYVTLAKEIDFIHNYIELHKMRYHKNIDLKFEIDVDNDLLKIMPLLFIILVENAFKHGVEVLRNDAFVTIAIKTIQNKVTFSIQNNFDSEDKSVQGIGLENLKRRLELAYPKKHEYSTLIENEVYSSKLSIQL; encoded by the coding sequence TTGAGAAACATACGTTTCTTACTGTTGGTAATTGGAGTTATAATTGTTCTATTTAACGATGTATTTGGTAAAATAGAAGGATTTATAGAATTCTTGTTTTTATACTTTATTTCAGTTTGTATTGCAGTAGCGCATTGGTTGTTTGTGAATATAAAGTTCATTATCAATCTTAAGAATGAAAAAGCTAAAACGGAGTTAATGCATTTGCAATCTCAAGTAAATCCGCACTTTTTCTTTAATATGTTGAATAACCTTTATGGATTGGTAGATAAAGACAGCGAAAAAGCAAAAGCCTTGATTTTAAAGTTGTCTGATATGATGCGTTACAGTATTTATGAAGGACAAAAAGAGTATGTAACTTTAGCTAAGGAAATAGATTTTATTCACAATTATATTGAACTTCATAAAATGCGTTATCACAAAAACATTGATTTGAAATTCGAAATTGATGTTGATAATGATCTGTTGAAAATAATGCCTTTATTGTTTATCATTTTAGTTGAAAATGCATTTAAACACGGAGTTGAAGTATTACGTAATGATGCTTTTGTAACTATCGCTATTAAAACTATTCAGAATAAGGTTACCTTTAGTATTCAAAATAACTTTGATTCCGAAGACAAATCGGTTCAAGGAATTGGATTAGAAAATTTAAAAAGAAGGTTGGAATTAGCATACCCGAAAAAGCATGAATACTCAACTTTGATTGAAAATGAAGTGTACTCATCAAAACTTTCGATACAATTATGA
- a CDS encoding LytR/AlgR family response regulator transcription factor: MIKYIIIDDEHIAHDIIKGYCDALPNLSFVQHCYDAIEAMECLRNHQVDLIFLDLNMPKLKGFEFLRTLQNPPKVIVTTAYQEYALEGYELNIIDYLLKPFGFDRFIKAINKIEGSTTTVSNVNVSKETNSLFLRSNKKLVQVKTDEILFIEATGNYVRVTTTEQEIKVREKISDVLDLLPTDAFFQVHKSFIVAKNHINEIEGNRILIRDFRIPIGKTYKLNLNKLLI, translated from the coding sequence ATGATTAAATATATAATAATTGATGATGAACATATTGCTCATGATATTATAAAAGGATATTGTGATGCCTTGCCAAATCTTTCTTTTGTGCAGCATTGTTATGATGCTATAGAAGCTATGGAATGTTTGCGAAACCATCAGGTGGATTTGATTTTTTTGGATCTGAATATGCCGAAATTAAAAGGGTTTGAGTTTCTGCGTACCTTACAAAATCCTCCTAAAGTAATTGTCACAACTGCGTATCAAGAATATGCATTAGAAGGTTACGAACTTAATATTATTGATTATCTATTGAAGCCATTTGGTTTTGATCGATTTATAAAAGCCATTAATAAAATAGAAGGATCAACTACAACAGTTTCTAATGTAAATGTTAGTAAAGAAACAAACAGTTTGTTTTTACGATCGAATAAAAAATTAGTTCAGGTGAAAACAGATGAAATTCTCTTTATTGAGGCCACCGGCAATTATGTAAGAGTTACAACAACTGAACAAGAAATAAAAGTTAGAGAAAAGATTTCAGACGTATTAGATTTATTACCTACTGATGCGTTTTTTCAGGTTCATAAGTCTTTTATTGTAGCAAAAAATCATATAAATGAAATTGAAGGTAATCGAATTTTAATTCGGGATTTTAGGATTCCTATTGGGAAAACGTATAAGTTAAATTTGAATAAGTTATTGATTTAA
- a CDS encoding PepSY-associated TM helix domain-containing protein codes for MSKRNYNVFFNTHTVSGIVISVALYVIFFTGAFSLFKEEIELWEAPKTEKRSSKANINVDSVLNHLDEKYSLKGRDIQLNLDVKGNTIYSFLGEVKDSTVAKKEVHGEFLYINTETLEKRTYEENYSLGEFLYRLHFFAQIPYVGVYLAGFVALFFLFAIVTGVIVHWKKIIPNFYHFNPKIALKRVWTDAHTALGIIGLPYQFIFAVSGAYFALSILVLLPANFLYGGDQGKLIGDMRPERKVVKWIGEKDHHQNAIGFNTALNQVSSEWKNFHISQCFIKNYGGKNMQYVITGELEDQDRFVGIGRMVIDSYSGDILDKKIPNELDYLVDSQFVMSRLHFASYGGTPLKIIYFVLALITCFVIITGVLIWIEARNKKSKTLKQRLYTTKVGHIYLAICLTLFPVTALFFIIVKILPEVYETQKMSILYTWFFGVWLILTLYYRFKRNNYFTNKTTLLIGGILGFIVPVVSGLVSNNWIWKTYANKQFEIFTIDVLWLFLSITALLIYFKIKPSIKEQSSYSKNPINYKNLKTLLKQEENRTTINQNLPIKKNKNFITMRTKVISLWTLLVIGFILHHVYGIANVYFQESLVLEGSKGEIPSWAHQWRIILEGMAFLFAVLTVSLSQNWFKWTSLIWAFLLGLFNVYHFITALIYEPSNISEILILLLMAIANVFLVQELLVWKSHVSSHE; via the coding sequence ATGAGTAAAAGAAATTATAATGTGTTTTTCAATACACATACAGTAAGTGGTATTGTAATTAGTGTTGCTCTTTATGTTATATTTTTCACTGGTGCATTTTCATTATTTAAGGAAGAAATAGAACTATGGGAAGCTCCTAAAACCGAGAAACGTTCTTCTAAAGCAAATATTAACGTTGATAGCGTTTTAAATCATCTAGATGAAAAATATAGTTTAAAAGGAAGGGATATTCAGTTAAATCTTGATGTTAAGGGAAATACAATTTATAGCTTTTTAGGTGAAGTAAAAGATTCAACGGTAGCTAAAAAAGAAGTTCATGGCGAATTTTTATATATCAATACCGAAACTTTAGAAAAGAGAACATACGAGGAGAATTACAGCTTAGGAGAATTTTTGTATCGATTGCATTTTTTTGCTCAAATACCTTATGTAGGTGTATATTTAGCTGGATTTGTAGCGCTTTTCTTTTTGTTTGCCATTGTTACAGGTGTTATCGTTCACTGGAAAAAGATAATTCCTAATTTCTACCATTTCAATCCTAAAATAGCCTTAAAAAGAGTTTGGACCGATGCACATACCGCATTAGGAATTATTGGATTACCTTATCAATTCATTTTTGCTGTAAGTGGTGCTTATTTTGCACTTAGTATACTTGTTTTACTTCCTGCGAACTTTCTATATGGTGGTGATCAGGGCAAACTCATTGGAGATATGCGTCCTGAAAGAAAAGTTGTAAAATGGATAGGAGAGAAGGATCATCATCAAAATGCTATTGGTTTTAATACTGCATTAAATCAAGTTTCAAGCGAGTGGAAAAACTTCCATATTTCACAATGTTTTATAAAAAACTATGGTGGAAAAAATATGCAGTACGTAATTACTGGTGAACTTGAGGATCAAGATCGTTTCGTTGGTATTGGAAGAATGGTAATTGATAGCTATTCAGGTGATATTTTAGATAAGAAAATTCCCAATGAATTAGATTATCTAGTAGATTCTCAATTTGTAATGAGTAGACTACATTTTGCCAGTTATGGTGGAACTCCATTAAAGATTATATATTTTGTTTTGGCATTAATTACATGTTTTGTAATTATAACAGGAGTTTTAATTTGGATTGAAGCTAGAAACAAAAAAAGTAAAACACTCAAACAAAGATTGTATACTACGAAAGTCGGACATATTTATCTTGCCATTTGCTTGACGTTGTTTCCTGTTACAGCTTTATTTTTTATTATTGTCAAAATACTTCCAGAGGTTTATGAAACTCAAAAAATGAGTATTCTATATACCTGGTTTTTTGGTGTTTGGCTTATACTCACTTTATACTATCGATTTAAAAGAAATAATTATTTCACTAATAAAACCACCCTTTTAATCGGTGGAATTCTTGGATTTATAGTTCCCGTAGTTAGTGGATTAGTTTCTAACAACTGGATATGGAAAACTTATGCTAATAAACAATTTGAAATCTTTACTATTGATGTTTTATGGTTGTTTTTATCTATAACAGCATTATTAATTTACTTCAAAATTAAACCATCTATAAAAGAACAAAGTAGTTATTCGAAAAATCCGATTAACTATAAAAACTTAAAAACTCTCTTAAAACAAGAAGAGAACCGAACTACGATAAACCAAAATTTACCAATCAAAAAAAACAAAAATTTTATTACTATGAGAACAAAAGTTATTTCATTGTGGACTCTTTTAGTCATTGGATTCATACTTCATCACGTTTACGGAATTGCCAATGTTTATTTTCAAGAATCCTTAGTATTAGAAGGATCAAAAGGAGAAATTCCAAGCTGGGCACATCAATGGAGAATTATATTGGAAGGAATGGCATTTTTATTTGCTGTTTTAACCGTTTCTCTTTCACAAAACTGGTTTAAATGGACTTCATTAATTTGGGCGTTCTTGTTGGGTTTATTTAATGTTTATCATTTTATAACAGCCTTAATTTATGAACCTTCGAATATTTCAGAGATTTTAATATTGCTTTTAATGGCAATTGCTAATGTATTTTTAGTACAAGAATTATTAGTATGGAAATCTCATGTATCTTCTCACGAGTAG
- a CDS encoding TonB-dependent receptor yields the protein MKRFILSSLLCFYSLINYAQISGNVIDNNNQPLVGATVLVKGTLNGTDTDIDGNFKIENISGQQTLVVSSIGYKTKEITITAPNNSVSIILFQGNEILQEVVVAGRINKFSRKKTAYVSKLPLNDLENAQVYSTITSDLLESQIVTNLEDALNNSTGISKLWEATGRAPGEGTGYFSVRGFATQPKLVDGMPGFTLSALDPSYIERIEVVKGPSATLFGSTETSLGGLINIVTKKPFKGEGGSLSYTAGSFGLNRFSIDFNTPMANSDKTFLRVNATYLTQDSFQDAGFKNTFFVAPSITHRVNNRLNLSFGFEFAQTSQTNPSMLFVNRLGQDRLNAILTPFGVSAQVPTNVEELNVNPNKSFTSNDVELNTINFNTRSIVDYKISDQWTSQTIFASSYASTKGFYQYNIDGGAAGLLQISGALGALLADPTLNAALGPVVNPLISEAVSLTATPSFARIFDKRNANATNLNLQQNFIGDFKIGDFRNRFVGGLDFVDRSQHSRNKNGSPVIDENSNLGNVLFFLENPLFFAPVDPATVSFLGAVAGQVRDGFAGFPYYDAFLDAQGNVKSPVFTPNASYSVSASDLENVFRNVPVNDIKTNSRTYAAYVSNVINVTPELTVNLGLRVDHFDQDGDTSTTNDDYTKTTLSPKAGLVYQVIPNELSVFGNYQTGFVNKDPVIATITTINPTTGQPETNVEVQNFQPVKANQFEGGIKTNLFNNRFNLGASYYHIIANNITTTDPMAFLTTAQIDLKEVVSKGVEIEMNANPFSGLNIRGSYAYNDSKVTDAFSSIAERTIIDQNGQTVVQKGNEITELLNRRPEEAGPQHNYNFWVDYRFGEGTFLENFGIGAGFNGASEHLTINNAISGTFELPSYTVYNMGAYYEAKKFRIGFKINNLTDKVYYKGWSTVNAQPSRAYLGSISYKF from the coding sequence ATGAAACGATTTATACTTTCATCTTTGCTATGTTTTTATAGCTTAATCAATTATGCCCAAATAAGCGGTAATGTAATTGATAATAATAATCAACCATTAGTCGGTGCAACAGTTTTAGTTAAAGGAACACTAAATGGAACAGATACTGATATTGATGGTAATTTTAAAATTGAAAATATATCTGGTCAACAAACATTAGTTGTTTCTTCAATTGGATATAAAACAAAAGAAATAACCATAACTGCACCTAATAATTCAGTGTCTATTATATTATTTCAAGGAAACGAGATCCTACAAGAAGTAGTTGTTGCAGGTAGAATTAATAAATTCTCAAGAAAGAAAACTGCTTATGTTTCAAAACTTCCTTTGAACGATTTAGAAAATGCACAGGTTTATTCTACTATAACGTCTGACTTATTAGAGTCCCAAATTGTTACCAACTTAGAAGACGCTTTGAACAATTCAACTGGTATAAGTAAATTATGGGAAGCTACTGGTCGTGCTCCAGGAGAAGGAACAGGTTATTTTTCTGTAAGAGGTTTTGCAACTCAACCCAAGTTAGTTGATGGAATGCCTGGATTCACTTTAAGTGCATTAGATCCTTCATACATTGAAAGAATAGAAGTTGTAAAAGGTCCATCTGCAACATTATTCGGAAGTACAGAAACTTCTTTAGGTGGTTTAATTAATATTGTTACTAAAAAACCATTCAAAGGAGAAGGAGGAAGTTTATCTTACACCGCAGGATCATTTGGTTTAAATCGATTTTCTATTGATTTTAATACGCCAATGGCTAACAGTGACAAAACATTCTTAAGAGTTAATGCCACGTATTTAACGCAAGATAGTTTTCAAGATGCTGGTTTTAAAAATACATTCTTTGTAGCTCCATCAATCACCCATCGAGTAAATAATAGATTAAACTTATCATTCGGATTTGAGTTTGCGCAAACTTCCCAAACAAACCCATCTATGTTATTCGTTAATAGGTTGGGTCAAGATCGTTTAAATGCAATTCTTACTCCTTTTGGTGTAAGTGCTCAAGTTCCAACAAATGTTGAAGAATTAAATGTTAATCCAAACAAATCTTTTACATCTAATGATGTTGAATTAAATACAATTAACTTCAATACAAGATCTATTGTTGATTATAAAATTTCTGATCAATGGACATCACAAACTATATTTGCAAGCAGTTACGCTTCAACTAAAGGATTTTATCAATATAACATTGATGGTGGAGCAGCTGGATTATTGCAAATTTCAGGAGCTCTTGGAGCACTATTGGCAGATCCAACTTTAAATGCTGCTTTAGGTCCTGTGGTGAACCCTTTAATAAGTGAAGCAGTATCGTTAACTGCTACTCCTTCTTTTGCTCGAATTTTTGATAAAAGAAATGCCAATGCCACAAATTTAAATTTACAACAAAACTTTATTGGAGACTTTAAAATTGGTGATTTTAGAAATCGCTTTGTTGGAGGATTAGATTTCGTGGATAGATCTCAGCATTCAAGAAATAAAAATGGTAGTCCAGTAATTGATGAAAATTCTAACTTAGGAAATGTGCTGTTTTTCTTGGAAAACCCATTGTTTTTCGCTCCTGTTGATCCAGCAACGGTTAGTTTTTTAGGAGCTGTTGCAGGCCAAGTTAGAGATGGGTTCGCTGGTTTTCCTTATTATGACGCTTTCTTAGATGCACAAGGAAATGTAAAATCACCTGTATTTACACCAAACGCAAGTTATAGTGTTTCGGCTTCTGATTTAGAAAATGTATTTAGAAATGTTCCAGTAAATGATATCAAAACGAACTCAAGAACTTATGCAGCTTATGTTTCTAACGTTATTAACGTAACTCCTGAGTTAACAGTTAATTTAGGGCTTCGTGTAGATCACTTCGATCAGGATGGAGATACATCTACAACCAATGACGATTACACAAAAACAACTTTATCTCCAAAAGCTGGATTAGTATATCAAGTGATTCCAAATGAATTATCTGTATTTGGTAATTATCAAACTGGATTTGTTAATAAGGATCCTGTAATTGCTACAATTACTACAATTAATCCTACAACTGGTCAGCCAGAAACAAATGTTGAAGTCCAAAACTTTCAACCGGTAAAAGCAAATCAATTCGAAGGAGGAATTAAAACAAATTTATTCAATAACAGATTCAATTTAGGAGCTTCTTACTACCATATCATTGCCAATAATATTACAACAACAGATCCAATGGCATTTTTAACAACTGCCCAAATTGATCTTAAAGAAGTTGTAAGTAAAGGAGTTGAGATTGAAATGAATGCAAATCCTTTTAGTGGTTTAAATATTAGAGGTTCATATGCATATAACGACAGTAAAGTTACTGATGCATTCAGTAGTATCGCAGAACGAACAATCATTGATCAAAACGGTCAAACTGTTGTACAAAAAGGAAATGAAATAACAGAGTTATTAAATAGAAGACCTGAAGAAGCGGGCCCTCAACATAATTATAATTTTTGGGTAGATTACAGATTTGGAGAAGGAACATTCTTAGAAAATTTCGGAATTGGAGCAGGATTTAATGGAGCGTCTGAACATCTAACAATCAATAATGCAATCTCTGGAACTTTTGAATTACCTAGTTATACGGTTTATAATATGGGTGCTTACTATGAAGCTAAAAAGTTTAGAATTGGATTTAAAATTAATAACCTAACAGATAAAGTGTATTATAAAGGTTGGAGTACTGTTAATGCGCAACCATCAAGAGCATATTTAGGTTCTATTAGCTATAAATTTTAA